A segment of the Ipomoea triloba cultivar NCNSP0323 chromosome 1, ASM357664v1 genome:
TTACATACAAATAGCAACTGAAATTTAAGATATGAGTCAACGGGGGTTTACCTTGGGCATGTAATGGCCAAGAAAGCTCTCGGCTCGATCACGACGACCAGACCAGATTAAATCTGAGTTTCTGCGGTTTCAGGAATTAGCGGCTGAGCTCGAAAAGTGCGGTGTGAATTTGAGGCCGCCGGCGGATCGCCGAAGCTCTCAGGCAGAGTTTAGTAGAGTTGCCACCAGAAAATATCTTTACTGTGCCTTGGTAACAGTACACAACAGCTCAGATCTATCCGTTTTCGAAGCGGGAAAACTCTTTTCGGAGCCGCGGCTACAACTTTAGTACGAAAAGCGGCTAATGAAATCACGATCGTGCCCTCCAATTTTTTAAGTgctaagttttttgttttttttttttttttagtacaattgactctattacaatgtaatatatattatatactgtCTCTACCTGTAGCAATTTAAAAGAGTCAATATTTCATTATCGGGATTCGGTCCTCTAACCTCAAGTGCAAGTATTTTCACAGTTAAATTTAAGCATAAGTAAATTGTGACATTATCAATTTATATTACTAGTTCAAGATATGAGGTCACCCAATCAAATTGATCGGGCTATTGCGAGAGTGACTTATTAGTCTTCTTGATTTAACTGATCAGTTATAAACAATCTATATTGATTTACTTCTTTATAGTCGTTTACCTATAGTCTTTTACCAGCTAGATCACAATGAGAGATTCACCATATGCACCAACTAGGATCACAATGAGAGATTCACCATATCGCACACTCTCCCTTTGACACTCAAACACAAGTAAACTATATAGCAAGGTCAATGTTAAATTTGTTTGACAAGAAAACAGAAATAAGTACCCATTTTTTTACCAAACTTATTTTATGTTCGTTCAACATGCACTGGACCTATAGTAGTCAAAGAATACTAATACAAACGCCTATGCAATGTTCCATCATCTCTACAAAACTGTAAAAGAAAAAGCTGTTGACATTCCAATACAGTGCCATGCAAGTGTGTAAGTTGGCTGACATTCAAGAATTGATTCTTTTGTGCCCAGTTCACCTCTTCCTTGTAGGAGTTCAAACAACACTGAATGCAGACTGGATGGTAGTAGATACTCGGGATGCGAGGGTCTGAGTGGCAAATGCTTGAAGCTGCTTCTTGGCATCTGGAAGGAAATTGATCAAATCCTTGTTAGACAATTAACTAATTTTGACGCTTTGCAGCAAGACAGTAGAGAAGTGTGGCGTAATACTTTAGGAAAGTAAATTACATAGGCACCAGTGTTATAGGTTTCTATTTGGCAAAACTGCACAAGTTGCAGTAAGATATCCAGCATAGTTTAAAGTAAAAATCATGACCAGAGAATAGAATGATATGCTGGACTGAATTAGATGTGTGTCTGTGCATTTCTATATACCCAATAACCACAATAAATTAATACTGAGTTCCTCACAGGTAAGGAAGTAGCAATTCTAATTGTGTTGGTTATAGCAGGTTGGTAAAAAAGCTATGAACAATGTTAAAGAATTAAGGATTATGCCTTTCACTGCTTTTTATCATGAAGATAGAAATTTAAAAGATACATGCATTTGTGGTATACATATGCACAGACTGAAATCATTTAGGTCACAGAAAGTCAAGAGATTTTGTACACACCTTTGCGGCACCTAGTAAAGCCAACAATATTTGCAATGCTGAGTGTCAAGCACACACCAATAACAAGGAGATAGTCAGCTTGGAATCTAATGAGTGAGAATATTCCAAGAATAATCCAAGCCACCGCCTAATCACACAAGTAAAATATCAGTTGCAGTACTAGATACAAATAAATAGTTGAATCCTTATTTCCTCTTATTTTAAGGTGTGAATTTTAAATACCAATCTATTGTGTATTTGAAACAACATGAAGCACTAATGAGAAATCTCAAAGATCATTTTGAGTTATATACTGAACATTCAGAGCTTCTGACTACTGAGGTCAGATCAAGGCATATGGCACATATCTTCAACTGTTCTCAGATTTCAATGCATATAATCCTTCAGTTGAAAATTGAACGCTAAAAGTGGACCACAAAATGCAGAGTTCAcattgtttgaattgttttttcttttttaatgtttcaaaGCTTAAAATTTGGTTTCAAAATCATCACCACCACGTCCACCATATTTTATCACAATTCTTGAAATTTTTAGTGATTCAATGCTCCAATTATGGATATTTGTTTCACTGTAACACTAAATATAAAACCCAAATcagaattttcaaaattaactCTCCCTCACGCAGTGCACATGTTACCAGAGATTTCTGGAATTGTGATAGAAATTTTGGACGGCAAtgattttgaaacaaaatcaaaatattaccGACTGTTTTTAAGTTCTAAAACATTGATAACCATATTGTACCTTGGCCTAAGCGTTGATGgccaaaaatattatatatttcacaTTGTTTACTTACAGTAAGGTATAGTGTCCACCAGAAAAGCCAAGAATCCTTCTTATTCATGCGAGCCAATGACtgcaaaggaaaaataaaaaaataaacacagtAGCTGAATGAAGTAGCTAAAAAGATAGTTTCTCTAAGAAACATCAACACTAAGGGAGCTTTTGGAGAAACATATGGTATCACCATATCACTTTATAAAAAAGGTACAAAGAAACTGCAAGGCCTTGCTGCTCACCTCTTGGTCAAGGCACTCAAATTTCCACAGACTTTCGCCCTCTTCACTTATCTCATTCCACCACCTCAAACCCACTAAGATGCGTCCACTCACATTCTTAACAACCCAAAAGTCAAGAGCTGCTAACAGAACAGTGACCACAAATATGATGACAAAACTATCGACAAATAGAGCTGAAAGTATGTAAAATGCCAAAGCAGCTGCctgagaaggaaaaaaaaaaaaaaaaaaaaaaaaaaaaNNNNNNNNNNNNNNNNNNNNNNNNNNNNNNNNNNNNNNNNNNNNNNNNNNNNNNNNNNNNNNNNNNNNNNNNNNNNNNNNNNNNNNNNNNNNNNNNNNNNNNNNNNNNNNNNNNNNNNNNNNNNNNNNNNNNNNNNNNNNNNNNNNNNNNNNNNNNNNNNNNNNNNNNNNNNNNNNNNNNNNNNNNNNNNNNNNNNNNNNNNNNNNNNNNNNNNNNNNNNNNNNNNNNNNNNNNNNNNNNNNNNNNNNNNNNNNNNNNNNNNNNNNNNNNNNNNNNNNNNNNNNNNNNNNNNNNNNNNNNNNNNNNNNNNNNNNNNNNNNNNNNNNNNNNNNNNNNNNNNNNNNNNNNNNNNNNNNNNNNNNNNNNNNNNNNNNNNNNNNNNNNNNNNNNNNNNNNNNNNNNNNNNNNNNNNNNNNNNNNNNNNNNNNNNNNNNNNNNNNNNNNNNNNNNNNNNNNNNNNNNNNNNNNNNNNNNNNNNNNNNNNNNNNNNNNNNNNNNNNNNNNNNNNNNNNNNNNNNNNNNNNNNNNNNNNNNNNNNNNNNNNNNNNNNNNNNNNNNNNNNNNNNNNNNNNNNNNNNNNNNNNNNNNNNNNNNNNNNNNNNNNNNNNNNNNNNNNNNNNNNNNNNNNNNNNNNNNNNNNNNNNNNNNNNNNNNNNNNNNNNNNNNNNNNNNNNNNNNNNNNNNNNNNNNNNNNNNNNNNNNNNNNNNNNNNNNNNNNNNNNNNNNNNNNNNNNNNNNNNNNNNNNNNNNNNNNNNNNNNNNNNNNNNNNNNNNNNNNNNNNNNNNNNNNNNNNNNNNNNNNNNNNNNNNNNNNNNNNNNNNNNNNNNNNNNNNNNNNNNNNNNNNNNNNNNNNNNNNNNNNNNNNNNNNNNNNNNNNNNNNNNNNNNNNNNNNNNNNNNNNNNNNNNNNNNNNNNNNNNNNNNNNNNNNNNNNNNNNNNNNNNNNNNNNNNNNNNNNNNNNNNNNNNNNNNNNNNNNNNNNNNNNNNNNNNNNNNNNNNNNNNNNNNNNNNNNNNNNNNNNNNNNNNNNaaaaaaaaaaaaaaaaaaaaaaaaaaaaggtcagttctgaattttcaataaaatatggTCCTAGAATAAAAGAGTCAGATGCACTAGACCTTGAAGAGCACATGGAAGAAACATATATTAGGGTTTGCATAGTTCTCCCCTGCAGGCTGAGCATAGAAGGTGAGAAAATTGTAGTAAGAGTTGTGATATTATACAAATATTCTGCATTTCCAAGTCCATAGGTTTTGCAAAACTAAATGAATAAAGATGGGCAATAGACGAGTTGTCTTGTAAAGTTACATTAGTGACATTAGCACATATATGCACGCATAGCAAACATTGTTGGATAACAAAAGGATGTAATTCACAggtcaaaatttaaattttacatcAGTTAACCATTTGTGAGTACTATGCATGTTACGATGACAGTCATTTTGTAATGGCACTATCAATTAATGAGTTGTTCTTGTCCTCTTAATTTTACCGAGGATGACTTTacagaatataataataactgaGTGAAAAATCAACAAGGGGGTTGCAGTGACAGTCTCCTCTGTTGAGGTGATCAGTAAATCAACCACTGCCCTTTCAATTATTGTTTCCAATAATTTACTAATCCATCTTATAACTGCATCACATTGGCCATCTCCCTCTATATTCTAATCCCCTAAACAGCTTATGACCTAGATTTATGCAAGATTGGGTGCTCTCATCTCATCTAccaatgtttattttcttttatattttaccCCTCCAAAGCTAATTTGCATATTTTATGCACCATACTACAGGATATGTATGCCATATCAAAGGCAGCCTACTCATCAACCACCATGATGAACAGCATGTAATTATGTCAACCTCCCAAAATAGTCCAAGTTGCAAAAAGAGTCTTCTCTCTCATGCATGAACAGACGCATGCAAATATCTTAGTATCAGCAAAGTTATCAATTTCTGAAAACATCTAAAATTCATAACAGTCTTGACAACTCCTAAACGAGCTAATTCAACACATGTGAAGAAAAAAAGGCAGCATTGTCAACTGTTAATTAAATAGAAAAGGGCCTCAACAAGTTATGGAGGCGTGCCCATGAACTCTGGAGTATTTCTTCTTATAAGGGATTAATGCTACAGTGCTACCATCCAAGTGTAAAAAACCAAGGTATCAATCTTTATTTACTCTCCAATTCGTTTAAGAAACCAAATTAGTAATAGTCCCATGCTAAACAGGCATTCCCAAGCTCCTCTTAAGATATCTCTCTtcctaaattttattattctcttCTGTTAATGTTCTGCAAGTGTGATTGCAATGCTTCACCTTATTAAGCCCTAAATTCTAGTCAACAAGTTCAATACCTATCATTCCCAACATCAATTTCCTAACTCATCATTTCCAGTAGCTCTACCCAGAGTAAGTCTCAAACAACATCACACATGCTTCGCTGGAAAAGGTGAGAGCACTCGTAAGTCGTGACCAGCCCCGAGAAGCACGTTCTCTAAACTCGTGCATTTGTCATCAGTTTTACGAAATCCGATCAATTCAGCCTACAGATTTGTTCTTCATCTTAGCATCACATCAGATTAACCTAACAATTTTGTGCCTACTGCATTTCTAACGAAAATACGATTTATCTGATAGAAATACAATTGCATCTGCAGATCTACTGGGACAGGATATCAAACAACAAGTCAGCGGTCGATCCATTAAAGCGTCATTATAGAATAATCCAATAGTAAATTCGACTGAAATCACATAAACCACTTTTGTAAAAACGAAGAACTTACAGGATTCAGATCCATTTTTTGGATAATTCAAATGCAGGGATTTTCAGTACCGCCCCTCTCAGCTGTGTGATCTTCTCTTCTGCGTCTCTTCTCGGATTCAACTCCCgagtttataaaattgatttttctggtACGAAAATCTGAAGCTAATTTGCATGTTTAAGTTTTAGTTAGTGTCTTCTGCCCGACGGATCCGGGTGAAGGTCGGAGTTCAATTTTGCAGAGGACACTCATAATTTCgagtattttaaatttgaccctgaatacattttaaaattttaatatctaTCCTACAAATTTAAGGatattttggaaaaatatttctctttttttcctcATAAAAATGTACAATTTTCCTATTCtaactttattatattataaaaaaaattgcacttttgtccactaaattattttatatgttcaaatttgatcccttaattataaaataaacacatTTGGTCACTTAATTATCCCATTAGTGGTATATAATGTCCTCTTAATTATATTGTCAATACATTAATTAGGGTGTTTAGTTCATGAAATGTTAGTTACTTAGAGAATGTTAGATTTTTGGGAATGTtagataattaaaaatgttaaatttatatgtttggtttaaaactaAAGTATGTAAATAAGGCAACGATAATaagacaaattaattaaaatggcaAAAAGTCCAAAATTAGTAATAAGATAAGAGATTGTGAACCCAAAATTGGAGGGTATCTCACATTTCATTCCAATAGTTAAAAATTGTATGTGGAAGTTATGTTACATTCATTGAAAAAATTACATAACATGTACCTAACATATGAATCTTATATTCCcaagcaaaaataaaattagttatcttatataacttgaactaaACACCCCTTATGGTGTGCTTGGTTTgcacattggaattgaaatcgaaataaaaatcaaatacttagtaatatATAggtggtgaaaatattttgcatgtaattTAGCTAGCATTGGATATTATTGCAATGATATACAACTTTTTCTAAATAACGATTCCAGTTTTAATATGTCACAAAATAATGTAAatctttttatatattgtactgtaaaatttaaataatattaacgTTTTTTTCcgccaaacaccttgtgctcagataacatgtagtgactctcccatatgagaggtcatgagattaAGCCTCGGTGGAGGTGAAAACTTTTATTTCCTTGCCCGATTTTCtatagagcatccttatcagtttaGTATTTATCACAGTTTTTATAAGGCAACaaggagagagaaaaacaaAGACAAACAAAAATACAACAACTCTAACGTGTAACaagattaataaaaaataaaaaaaaaaaaaaacgtaaggGAAGATGCGCCAACGGGCGCCGTGAT
Coding sequences within it:
- the LOC116025256 gene encoding Golgi apparatus membrane protein-like protein ECHIDNA; the encoded protein is MDLNPPAGENYANPNICFFHVLFKAAALAFYILSALFVDSFVIIFVVTVLLAALDFWVVKNVSGRILVGLRWWNEISEEGESLWKFECLDQESLARMNKKDSWLFWWTLYLTAVAWIILGIFSLIRFQADYLLVIGVCLTLSIANIVGFTRCRKDAKKQLQAFATQTLASRVSTTIQSAFSVV